One part of the Microbulbifer sp. THAF38 genome encodes these proteins:
- a CDS encoding alpha/beta fold hydrolase, with amino-acid sequence MKDENLLLVAESYSGKLAYELYKLAKNRVKGIIFIASFISSPSFISRFAKLFPIKLIKSNRINYWIINHYGFNGHAAKEKIQRILHSIKTTDREKFKYRFENIAEINSPIDKLNLAVIYISPNKDRLVGKKALKQLASKFERLEVIQLPGGHFIAQAKPIECAKIIAITASQLSRKTKLS; translated from the coding sequence ATGAAAGATGAAAATCTACTTTTAGTAGCGGAGTCTTATTCAGGCAAACTTGCTTATGAACTATACAAACTGGCTAAAAATCGAGTTAAAGGTATCATTTTTATTGCCAGCTTCATCTCTTCACCATCATTTATATCCAGATTCGCAAAGTTATTCCCTATAAAATTAATCAAGTCCAACCGCATCAATTACTGGATAATCAATCATTATGGCTTCAACGGTCATGCCGCCAAAGAGAAAATTCAAAGAATTCTCCATTCAATAAAAACAACAGATAGAGAAAAGTTTAAATATCGATTTGAAAATATTGCAGAAATAAATAGCCCTATTGATAAGCTCAACCTGGCCGTAATCTATATTAGTCCGAACAAGGATCGTCTTGTAGGCAAGAAGGCATTAAAACAATTAGCTTCTAAATTCGAGAGGCTAGAAGTTATCCAGCTGCCGGGCGGGCATTTTATTGCACAAGCGAAGCCAATTGAATGCGCAAAAATCATTGCGATAACTGCTAGCCAGTTATCGAGAAAAACCAAACTTTCCTAA
- a CDS encoding serine hydrolase, producing the protein MYKTILLIGFSALWLPLKSLSATTVPQEAEVLFKQAVSSDTVPGISVAVGDIDGIQWARGFGYSDLESKVPMSKKTKLRIGSISKVMTAAALMRLVEQGVINLDTDVRLLVPEWPETHLPISLRQLTNHTSGIRDYIIPHEFLSNVQYNNTLEALNIFKDDPLLFIPGSDQSYSTYGWTLLSAAMESAKGKTFREIVSSEVFEPLGLKRTTFDDAAPIIPRRQGAYSFFTGELINSPEVNSSYKYAGGGILSTPKDVVKFALSHLKPGYLQDESIQALFTQSKLSDGTETNIGIGWFLGSQDFLAGYDTEEFEDIRRILRKHPNLFYHTGLSIGSTSVLMLCPDHQRAVTVIKNVDLESSADLIVLSLKTLEIFHRD; encoded by the coding sequence ATGTATAAAACTATACTATTAATAGGGTTTTCGGCTCTATGGTTGCCTTTGAAGTCATTAAGTGCAACTACAGTTCCCCAGGAGGCGGAGGTTTTGTTTAAGCAGGCTGTTTCTTCAGATACGGTTCCTGGCATCAGTGTGGCTGTTGGAGATATTGACGGTATTCAATGGGCTAGAGGATTTGGTTACTCAGATCTTGAGTCTAAAGTCCCTATGAGCAAAAAAACAAAACTCCGTATTGGTAGCATCTCCAAGGTCATGACTGCTGCTGCACTGATGCGCTTGGTGGAGCAGGGAGTTATTAATCTGGATACAGATGTTAGGTTGTTGGTGCCAGAATGGCCTGAAACCCATCTACCGATAAGCTTGCGTCAGTTAACCAACCATACCTCTGGAATTCGCGACTACATTATTCCGCATGAATTTCTCTCGAATGTGCAATACAACAATACTTTAGAAGCGTTGAATATTTTTAAGGATGATCCTTTGCTTTTTATTCCTGGATCGGATCAGAGCTATTCTACTTACGGTTGGACTCTTCTAAGTGCGGCAATGGAGTCAGCAAAAGGGAAAACCTTTAGGGAGATAGTTAGTTCTGAAGTTTTTGAGCCTCTAGGGCTGAAGAGAACTACCTTTGATGATGCGGCGCCAATTATCCCAAGAAGGCAGGGCGCCTATTCATTTTTTACAGGTGAGCTTATAAATTCTCCAGAGGTGAATAGTAGCTATAAGTATGCTGGAGGTGGAATATTATCTACGCCAAAAGATGTAGTGAAATTTGCGCTTTCTCATCTGAAGCCTGGTTATCTGCAGGATGAATCCATCCAAGCGTTATTTACTCAGTCTAAGCTTTCAGATGGAACGGAAACAAATATCGGCATTGGTTGGTTTCTTGGTTCACAGGATTTTTTGGCTGGATATGATACGGAAGAATTTGAGGATATAAGGCGCATCCTCAGGAAGCACCCCAATTTGTTTTATCATACAGGTCTTAGTATAGGTAGTACTAGCGTTCTTATGCTGTGCCCGGATCACCAGCGTGCCGTGACTGTTATTAAGAACGTCGATTTGGAGTCTAGTGCAGATTTAATTGTTCTTTCTTTAAAAACGTTGGAAATTTTCCATCGAGACTAG